A stretch of Deltaproteobacteria bacterium DNA encodes these proteins:
- a CDS encoding SDR family oxidoreductase codes for MTNTSGSSPRVAIVTGASSGIGAAAARALARAGFRVALAARRLERLEALAKEIAAEGGNALPVAADLSREADCTELVARTLREWGRVDVLVNNAGASPGAPVELLPRADMTRTFEVNLIAAIHLTGLVTPAMRAQGGGRVINIGSLAGNVPAPIAVTYAATKAGMEMATRSLRLELAPFGIALSHVVCGFVDTETFANTKASVEHLRQSDDHPYRKLLLDLEVFAEKQVAGALPPDAVADVVVRAATARRPRETYFVPAASRLQRALLNALPERALQALLRRMYGIEAK; via the coding sequence ATGACCAACACCTCCGGCTCTTCGCCCCGCGTCGCCATCGTCACCGGCGCTTCCTCCGGCATCGGCGCCGCAGCAGCGCGGGCGCTCGCGCGCGCCGGCTTTCGTGTGGCGCTCGCCGCGCGCAGGCTCGAGCGGCTCGAGGCGCTCGCGAAGGAGATCGCCGCGGAGGGCGGCAACGCACTGCCGGTCGCGGCCGATCTTTCGCGCGAGGCCGACTGCACCGAGCTCGTGGCGCGCACACTGCGCGAGTGGGGCCGCGTCGACGTGCTCGTGAACAACGCGGGCGCGAGCCCCGGTGCGCCGGTCGAGCTGCTCCCGCGCGCCGATATGACGCGTACGTTCGAGGTGAACCTGATCGCCGCGATTCACCTCACGGGCCTCGTCACACCCGCGATGCGCGCGCAGGGCGGCGGCCGCGTGATCAACATCGGCTCGCTCGCGGGCAACGTGCCGGCGCCGATCGCGGTCACGTACGCGGCGACGAAGGCGGGCATGGAGATGGCGACGCGCAGCTTGCGCCTCGAGCTCGCGCCGTTCGGGATCGCGCTCTCGCACGTGGTGTGCGGCTTCGTCGACACCGAGACGTTCGCGAACACGAAGGCGTCGGTGGAGCACCTGCGCCAAAGCGACGACCACCCTTACCGCAAGCTGCTGCTCGACCTCGAGGTGTTCGCCGAGAAGCAGGTCGCGGGCGCGCTGCCGCCAGACGCAGTCGCCGATGTCGTGGTGCGCGCCGCGACCGCGCGCCGTCCGCGCGAGACCTACTTCGTGCCCGCGGCGTCACGCCTCCAGCGTGCGCTGCTGAATGCGCTGCCCGAGCGTGCGCTCCAGGCGCTGCTGCGGCGCATG